The segment AGGATAGACCCGATCCAGAAGAAGAATGTTCGCCGTAAATATAGTTTGCTGGGGACCCTGCAAAGATAGTTCACTAGGGACCCCATTGGGATGCTGGATGTTCGTAAAGATAGCTCGCGGGGAGAGCTCGCGAGGGACCCCGCTAGGGTGTCGGGTGCTCGTAAAGATAGCTCATGTAAGCCTCGCAGGAATGGGGTTGAGAGCTATATGTGCAGAAGGGATCACGAGCCCTACAAGGGACCCCCACTCGTGACTAGTGGGTACCGGGCTCGCTAGAGGTGTCAGTCCCAGGATTAGAAAAGGCTATGTGCTCTGCAGGCATGTGTCTAATAAGCCAGGGGATGCCCAGGGAATTTTAGCACCAAAGACAAGGAATGCCAGTGCCATCGGCCCCAAGACCCAGAGAGAATAGTGAGCCCTATTGTGAGCTATAATAGTATTAGTAGGAACATATATAAATACCCTCTGCGTTTCCCTTAATACGATACAAGAAAAATATTATTCAACAATTCTATTAACAAAATCATGtagaatttaaatataataatattaccaATTACTTTACACAGATCAATATTAAAATCTGAATTGAACACTAAAAAGTTTACATAATTACCTTCAGGTATCAAACTATCAAGTACCAAATTAGGCCAAAAATTAACATAGTAGACATTAAAAAAATGTCAAACTTGCGTACCAATTAATACATTAAGCCTTAATATAATTACacgataatttttaaaataaataacaactgTTTAATTTAAGAAAATGTATTTATAAGCCACAActaattaacaataaaaataattaaaattaaaagtaattaattaTGTTTATAAACGTTTTGAAATAAATATACGTATGATATAATTTTAACtacttatatattataatgggTGAAAATAGTTTATTAAAGTAATAGTCATTAAAGTGACTTTATTATAGAAACTTGATCAaagatagaaaatattttaaagaagTAATTACCTTAAGCAAAAGTTGTATTGTATTGTAGAAGGATCAAAATGTGATCGGTTATATCTCTTGTCATCAAAATGTGAAAGTTACAAGTGATCCAAAAACAATGTCACTTGGTAATTAAGCAAGAGTTGTCACTATTAATAGTGATCGGTTATGTTTCTTGTCATCAAAAGTTATATCACTTCATTAATAACAAAGAGTCGTAACTATTCAAGTTAATACCTATTGAATAATTATGCTTGTGGTTAAAGATATAACTATTCCTTTGAGTAGTTATATCCCTATGAAGAGACAAGACTTCCTATAAATAGGAAATAAATTTCACTTATTGGGTAGTTAAGTCTCTATGAAGTGGAGCCATCTCCGCTTCGTTTTTTGGCTCGAGGATGGTAGATGGATGGGATCTGATTAGCACTGAGTTTTGGTTTGATGTAAATGGTGGAGTCACGAATTCTGTAACAGACCATCGCCAATTGAATCAAGGTGAAACATCAGAAGCTTCATACCAAACCACATCAGATGGTGGTGGCGGCAGTAGAGCTAAGCTTACTCCagctcaaaaaaaaaaagaaaacaaaagactAAGTGATCACAAGTATAGGCAAAAGCGCAAGGTAAACTAAATGGGGGAACTTTATAATTGCCAtggtttttgttgttttgatgttAAACATTTTGTAGTGCAAATAACAACATATGAACAGATTGCCTAGATTAAACACTTGAAAGAGGAAAATGAATAGTTAAATGTTGAGAATAAAAGGTTTAAACAGAAAATAAGATTGTTGCTCCGCCATGGGCAACTTGAGCATCAATATTTTGCAGCCTAGGTATCCAAGTGTTTGGTTATTTTGAGGTTTCCACTCTTTTCATGCTCCATCAATATTCAGATATGATGATCTATTTATGAAGATTGCTACAGATATGATAATTTTTTAAATCAAAGGTTAATGAAATATCTTTAGTTTCTTGTTTCTAAACGCTAATGTCATTTGTGTTGTTTCCTATAATTTGTAGGACCACCATGAATTTAGACCTGAAGCTTCAGACAACGTATAGCAACTGCTTTAGATCTTTATGAGTCTATTGGTTTTAAGATATCTTGAAATATGATTGCTAGTTATCTAAGAATCAGTatctcatacatatatatttGCTTAGAATAATATCCTGCTTGTGATGAATGGCTATTTGGTCGAGAGGAAACGTTGCAAAACAAGTGAAATAAGATGTGTTAGAAAGAGGCAGAGAGGAATATCAAATGCGATATGAATTGTGTGTAAACTTCTTCTGATTTTGGAATCCTAATTTGCTTTTCCTTCTAATTTATTGTTTCAGCTCAACAGTTTACAAAAGAATAGGTTAAAAAATCTACAGCAGAAAAATTCTAAAGCTGGAacatgtattaatgatgataaaCCCATTTTTGACCTCTTTATGAAAATCAATATTGATGAGGAGAGTAAAGTGAAGTTATCGGGCTTCAATGGCTTATATAGGGAGTCTGCCACGATAGGTAAATATCGTTTCCCACTGTCCTTACATCCGACTCTAACGCTCATCATTAATGTCTATGGTGATGTTGCTGCAACAAGTAAGATGAACCCAAATAGTGCCGAGAAGATCTACGTAATGTTTTGTGCTTTGATCAAAGAGATGCATGATCTACGACTTGAGCAAATCACTGAGTGTAGGATATTGAAGTGGAGAGATGCCGTCAAGGATGCTTTACGTATGAATTTCAAGGTGGATTTTAGTTGGGTTTTTACAATAAAAAACAGAAAAACATGaaagaaaagaaactgaagaatGAAAGATGATCAACAAAAACTGTTAGTTGATATGTTTTTCATTAAAACATTGTCCCCTTTTGTTACAAATAATTAACTAATACATAACAACTCTCACTAATGACATTGAAACTCACAAAACATAACTTGCACATATAAATAAGCTGGCTTATCAGCTAAATCATCGCCtaaacataaacaaataagctAACTAGTCTTTGGACAATAGTAAGACTGATTACAAAATAAACTAGACTAGtttgaaagaaaaaacaaaaatagttgCATGGTTAAGCACCAAAACATCCTTGATGTTGCATTGCTAGCCATTTTCAACACTCTTTCTTGGCCTTTATGCAGCAAACACCAATATTTCTTCTCAAACTCTCAAATCTAGTAGCTCCAATGGGCTTGGTTAAAATGTCAGCAAACTAGTCTTCTAAACTGCAATGAATCAGGTTGACCTCTTTTGATTGCTCACCTTTCTTTACAAAATGATATCTATTATTAAAATGCTTTCTTTTTCCATGAAACACTGtattctttgcaattgcaacagcagaCTGATTATCAACATCAATCTTTGTTGCTTCCCCTTGACTTAGATTCAAATCACACAAAAACTTTCTcagccaaatggcttgattaacAGCTGTAATAGCTGTAATGTACTCTACTTCTACTGTTGATTGTGCCATTTTTTGTTGCTTCTTCGAGCTCTAACAAAAAACTCTTGAGCTTAAGGTGAAAAAAAATACCCTAAGGTGATTTTCATATCATCAATAGAACTAGCCTAGTCATTGTCTGAGTATCCAATTGAGCTCTTCAGTTTTCATAAATTTCACCCCAAAGTTAAGAGTTCCTTTTACATATCTTAGGACTCTCTTAGTTGCTTTGAAATAAGCAACATTACATTAATGTATCAACCTTGATAGAAGGCTGACTGCAAACATAATGTCAAGCCTCAATATTGTTAAATAGAGAAAACAAACTACAGGGCTTCTATAACCCTTTTCATCCACTTTCCTATAGTCACCTTTGCTGAAAAGCTTCTCATTTTGTGCCACTGAAGTGCTTGCAGTTTTGCAGTTTCCTATGTAGAACTTATTcaaaatattcaaagaaaatacTTGTCTACTtataaaaatagcatgttaagtCTGGATTACCTTCATGCCAAGAAAGTAAGTCATCTCCCCTAAATCAGACATCTCAAACACAACTTGCATCTGCTTCTTAAATTCATCAATCAACTCATTTCTGCTACCAACTACAAGCAAATCATCCACATACAATGACACAACCAATAAAGTCTCATTCTCAAATTTTTTAACATAAAGAGTAGATTCACTAATACTCTTTTCAGACCTAAGCTTTGACAAATAAGCATCAATTCTGTCATAATAGGCTCTTGGAGCCTGTTTTAGGCCATACAAAGCTTTCTTAAGCTTATAAACTTTGGATTCTTCGCCAATCACTTTGAAACCTTGTAGTTGTTCAACAAAGATCTCCTTCTTGAAAAAACCATTCAAAGAATCATATTTTACATCCAACTGATAGGTAAATTTGGTAAGTTATATGACATGACTTATTAGATGGTGTATTGACatgaattgaatatgaaaatgACATAGTATTATATGTTattatgaatgcatgaatgaatgaatgatatgtaAATTATACTTATATtaaaatgtttgatgtgtttggGTACCAATTAAGGCAAGTTGTTTCGAATGGTTTTGGTATATGTTAAATGATGGATTGGCGTGTAtgttttgtaacatcccaaattcttaattttaaatttgtaaattatgacTAGAGTGAGCTATTGGGTTAATGGTTGATGGTttctaaactaactaaaaatttgattaaggcaagcgcacctatcgaacagtagtatagttatggcgagaccgaaaatatcgtatccacaaggactaaaagtactggTACTTACTATCTTTTTACTATCTAACCTAAGAATtagatgtttttaaactaagactaactatttaattaactaagagaaacgacagagatgaaagttaaaaatacttttggaaaaccgatggagaagacaatacccaaggaagaatccacctaaacttcacttattacttctgaattagacgatttgtTCACTTGATTTATcacgtagaaatccctgatttatgttattatctctttcgagactagaaacaactgactctaggttgattaattgaaatctctttctaattaaaacccctattgtcgcattaactcgatctatggattcccttattagatttgactctaatccgacagatttatgtcgtcctatctctaggattgcatgcaactccacttaattatggaagatctactcttaaatagtgATTTTGCTCCACTGagtaagcacatcaaaacctgaatcaatatcctggaatattaaagtaagaattaaaactcataattaagaataagaaaaagtatttatcatatagttcaaatagtaataagatccgtcttaagtttcatatcctttaggtatttagggagtttagttcataatagtggaaaacatctcaaaatttggaaaacaacaaaacataaagaaaccccaagaacttctaggaaattggatgtgTCTTGCAATAAATCCTGCTTCTGAACTGATTCCAATGACTATCCTTTAGTATTCTTTGCCTTCTACTTTGCGCGTCCCCTTTTAATCCTCTTCtatggtgtttatatagactttggaatgcgtCCAAACCCTTAAAATTAGTCTTTTCCAAGTAAAATTAGATTTggtctcgacagggacacggccgtgtgccatgcccgtgtgaaggtgctcaagccgtgtgtaattctgagttAGTTTTTAGTCAACAC is part of the Gossypium arboreum isolate Shixiya-1 chromosome 5, ASM2569848v2, whole genome shotgun sequence genome and harbors:
- the LOC108451576 gene encoding uncharacterized protein LOC108451576 gives rise to the protein MVDGWDLISTEFWFDVNGGVTNSVTDHRQLNQGETSEASYQTTSDGGGGSRAKLTPAQKKKENKRLSDHKYRQKRKLNSLQKNRLKNLQQKNSKAGTCINDDKPIFDLFMKINIDEESKVKLSGFNGLYRESATIGKYRFPLSLHPTLTLIINVYGDVAATSKMNPNSAEKIYVMFCALIKEMHDLRLEQITECRILKWRDAVKDALRMNFKVDFSWVFTIKNRKT